From Mercenaria mercenaria strain notata chromosome 17, MADL_Memer_1, whole genome shotgun sequence, the proteins below share one genomic window:
- the LOC123537398 gene encoding uncharacterized protein LOC123537398, translated as MEILDKFKLCGLIIGGCLLLRWAYQLCILGYILPDMCLLFGLVPLLLVLDIVRLRPGKCHQLHGVLLQYVVQKALSLVGFFVSRKLDSMSENIQVHQDILLRKILEQNSDTDVGKMIGIDKVESVKDFRTMIPLTAYHVYEKFVNKIEENGSENVFFPGKVDYIAWTSGTSAGRSKKFPKSISILRQTSAKWLLLAQRCFTNLPRNHFIRKWLAVRCAPNTWRSKSGIRCGPISGLASNYSLNFYVVPDIAKDFKDEETVIYVNLVFGLKYPDICNLFFSTAQMALSFFQILERKWEHICDDIESGTLSDIQNLSTNEVNILTQSLGGRDAKRAEFLRNEFEKGFIGIVPRVWPDCPGLFCLATGSFQTQADVVRERYLGSVPIFSPFHAGTESFYGINLHLGEPEVTYTFMVPFNYFEFIPVEHIEDENPETLLCNELRVGGVYELVVTTWEGLYRYRTEDIVEIVSFYGTIPRYKFVRRKNDVLSVKTEHVPETLVSQAVRTVAKMWNKQIVDFVTTENIYVDKVTGDLSEQRYYMVFLEIQHDDVLTQKESEMVDVHLQKLHEMYGMFRTSGSLQALKIFQVRCGTFQCMGSLIRAVNMATSFMQYKLPRIVRRKELVQYLLDNRLNITESSPLFISDDTPFTPRIATEKLV; from the exons ATATGTGTCTTTTATTTGGACTGGTACCGCTACTTCTCGTATTGGACATTGTGCGACTTCGGCCGGGAAAATGCCACCAATTACACGGTGTTTTGTTGCAATACGTCGTCCAGAAAGCTCTTTCATTGGTTGGATTCTTTGTTAGCAGAAAGCTTGACTCAATGAGTGAAAATATCCAAGTTCATCAAGATATATTGCTTCGAAAGATTTTAGAACAAAATTCAGACACCGACGTTGGAAAGATGATAGGTATTGATAAGGTAGAAAGCGTAAAAGACTTTCGAACAATGATTCCCTTAACGGCTTACCACGTGTATGAAAAATTCGTTAATAAGATAGAAGAAAACGGAAGCGAGAATGTATTCTTCCCTGGAAAAGTCGATTACATAGCATGGACTTCAGGTACGTCTGCTGGAAGAAGTAAGAAATTTCCAAAATCTATTTCTATTTTACGACAGACTAGTGCAAAATGGCTACTTTTAGCTCAAAGGTGTTTTACAAATTTGCCAAGAAATCACTTTATTCGCAAGTGGCTGGCGGTGAGGTGCGCGCCAAACACCTGGCGTTCTAAATCTGGAATAAGGTGCGGACCTATTTCAGGATTAGCCTCAAATTACTCTCTGAATTTTTACGTCGTTCCAGATATTGCAAAGGATTTTAAAGACGAAGAAACAGTGATTTATGTAAATCTTGTGTTTGGTTTAAAATACCCAGATATTTGCAACTTATTTTTTTCGACAGCGCAGATGGCGCTTTCATTTTTCCAAATTCTAGAACGAAAATGGGAACATATTTGTGACGATATAGAAAGCGGAACACTTTCTGACATTCAGAATTTATCAACAAATGAAGTAAATATTTTGACTCAGTCATTGGGTGGGAGAGATGCCAAGAGGGCGGAGTTTTTAAGAAATGAGTTTGAAAAGGGATTCATAGGAATAGTTCCAAGAGTTTGGCCAGATTGCCCAGGGTTGTTCTGTTTGGCAACTGGTTCATTTCAAACACAG GCAGACGTTGTCAGGGAACGCTATTTAGGGTCTGTGCCTATCTTTTCACCATTCCATGCTGGCACAGAGTCATTTTATGGCATAAATCTTCATCTTGGAGAACCGGAAGTGACGTATACTTTCATGGTACCATTCAACTATTTTGAATTCATTCCAGTCGAACATATTGAAGATGAAAACCCTGAAACTCTACTATGTAATGAG CTTAGAGTTGGCGGCGTATACGAGTTAGTAGTGACAACGTGGGAAGGACTGTATAGATACAGAACAGAAGATATAGTGGAAATTGTGAGTTTCTATGGAACAATTCCGCGCTACAAATTCGTAAGACG GAAGAATGACGTACTCAGTGTTAAGACAGAACATGTCCCGGAAACTTTAGTTTCTCAAGCAGTGAGGACGGTAGCAAAAATGTGGAACAAACAAATCGTTGACTTCGTCACCACGGAAAACATATATGTAGATAAAGTAACag GTGATCTATCTGAACAGCGTTACTACATGGTATTCCTAGAAATACAGCATGATGACGTCCTTACACAGAAGGAAAGTGAAATG GTTGATGTCCACTTACAAAAACTCCATGAGATGTATGGAATGTTTCGCACGAGCGGAAGTCTTCAAGCACTGAAGATTTTTCAAGTGCGTTGTGGAACATTTCAATGTATGGGATCTCTGATTCGTGCAGTTAACATGGCCACgtcctttatgcagtacaaacTACCGAGAATAGTACGGCGCAAGGAATTAGTACAATATCTTTTAGACAATAGACTAAACATTACGGAAAGTAGTCCCCTATTCATCAGTGACGACACACCTTTTACGCCTAGGATAGCAACAGAGAAATTAGTCTGA